A window of the Falco biarmicus isolate bFalBia1 chromosome 10, bFalBia1.pri, whole genome shotgun sequence genome harbors these coding sequences:
- the HRAS gene encoding GTPase HRas produces the protein MTEYKLVVVGAGGVGKSALTIQLIQNHFVDEYDPTIEDSYRKQVVIDGETCLLDILDTAGQEEYSAMRDQYMRTGEGFLCVFAINNTKSFEDIHQYREQIKRVKDSDDVPMVLVGNKCDLPARTVETRQAQDLARSYGIPYIETSAKTRQGVEDAFYTLVREIRQHKLRKLNPPDESGPGCMNCKCVIS, from the exons ATGACTGAATATaagctggtggtggtgggagctggTGGTGTCGGGAAGAGTGCTTTGACGATACAGCTCATTCAGAACCATTTCGTTGATGAGTATGACCCCACGATAGAG GATTCCTACAGAAAGCAAGTCGTCATCGATGGAGAGACCTGCTTGTTAGACATCTTGGATACCGCAGGGCAGGAAGAGTACAGTGCCATGAGAGACCAGTACATGAGAACGGGGGAAGGATTCCTCTGCGTCTTCGCCATCAATAACACCAAGTCCTTTGAAGACATTCACCAGTACAG GGAGCAGATCAAGAGGGTGAAAGACTCAGATGATGTTCCCATGGTGCTGGTGGGAAATAAATGTGACCTGCCAGCCCGGACAGTGGAGACCCGGCAAGCGCAGGACCTGGCCCGGAGTTACGGGATCCCCTACATAGAAACCTCTGCCAAAACCAGACAG GGCGTTGAAGATGCCTTCTACACCTTGGTGCGGGAGATCCGGCAGCACAAGCTGCGCAAACTGAATCCCCCAGACGAGAGCGGCCCCGGCTGCATGAACTGTAAATGTGTGATATCGTGA